Below is a window of Streptomyces spongiicola DNA.
GGCCGCCCAGACGCTCGCCGGCGGCCGTCCCGAGGGCGAGGGGGACGAGGGGCGCTCGCTGGTCGAGATCGTCCAGAGCCCCGAGCAGCGCGAGATCCTCGGCCGGCTCACCGCGGTGATGTCCCTGCTCGAGGGCCATGCCGACTTCGTGATGGACGGCGTGGGGCCGCAGGTCGTGCCGTCCGTGGCGGAGATCCGCGAGAAGTTCCAGCAGCGCCGCGCCCGGGGGGCCTCCCGCCTCGACCTGGCGCTGCGCAAGCTCCTCGGCCTGGACGCCAAGCTCCGCCAGTACCGGGACGGCGAGCGGTTCGTGCGGGCCGTCGCCGAGGAGGTCGGAATGGACGGCTTCAACCGGGTCTGGACCTCGCCGAACACCCTGCCCACCAAGGCCGAGATCACCAAACCGGCGGACTGGATCGCGAGGGTGCACCGGAGGGCGGACTCCTGAGCCTGCGGAGCCTCCTGGGCCCCGTGCGGCCGGTGGCAGACGGACGCCCCGGTAATCACCCGTCCGAGGGACCGTAGGCGCTGGGTAGGCGTGCGATGCTCGGGGAACGGCGCGGTTCTGTCACCATCGAGACACTCTGAGTGACCAAATCCCCCCTCGCCTCCGCCTCCTCCACTTGGAGGCACCCCGACCACCCCCGACTCCACGAAGGGCACGGACATGGGTCCGCATCCCGCGGTCGCGGCGATACGCCTGGCGGTCCGCCGCGTACTGCACGACGTACTGAACGAACTGCACACGATCCCGAGCGCCGCACCCCGCTCCGGGAGGCGCTCCACCACAGCGCCGAGCCCGGACGGCCGCCCCGTCGTGCTGGTCGCCTGCTCCGGCGGCGCCGACTCCATGGCGCTCGCCTCCGCGCTCGCCTTCGAGGCCCCCAAGCTGTCCGTCCGTGCCGGCGCCGTCACCGTCGACCACGGCCTGCAGGCCGGATCCGACCTCCGCGCCGCCGAGGTCGCCGCCCGGCTCACCGCCATGGGGCTGGACCCCGTCGAGTCCGCCGCCGTGACCGTCGGCCGCGCCGGCGGCCCCGAGGCCGCCGCCCGGGACGCCCGGTACGCCGCCCTGGACGAGGCCGCCGAGCGGCACGGCGCGGCCGCCGTGCTCCTCGGCCACACCCGCGACGACCAGGCGGAGACGGTGCTCCTCGGCCTCGCCAGGGGCTCCGGCATCCGCTCGCTGTCCGGCATGGCGGACGTCTCCGGCGCCGGCCGCCGCTACCGGCGCCCCTTCCTCCGGCTCGACCGCCAGACGGCCCGCAAGGCGTGCCTGGTCCAGCACCTGCCCGTCTGGGACGACCCGATGAACGACGATCCCGCCTACACCCGCTCCCGGCTGCGCCACGAGGGCCTGCCCGCGCTGGAGAAGGCGCTCGGCAAGGGCGTGGTCGAGGCGCTGGCGCGCACCGCCCGGCTCTCCCGGGACGACGCCGACGCGCTGGACGCCTGGGCCGCGCAGGCCGATGAGAGCGTCCGCGACGACGCCGGACTGCTCGAATGCGCGAAGCTGTACGCACTGCCCCCCGCCGTCCGCCGCCGGGTGCTCCGCCGGGCTCTGGTGGCGGCCGGTTCACCTGCGGGTTCGCTGTTCGCCCGGCACGTCGAGGAGGTCGAGCGACTCATCGTGGGATGGCGGGGGCAGAAGCCCCTGAACCTGCCCGGCCGGGTCGAGGCGCTCCGCCAGGGTGGCAGACTGGTCATTCGGCAGAGCTGAGCCGGAAGCGGGCCGGGTGCCGGGACGCCGAGACAGAAAGCGACGCGGGTGAACGAGAAGGACATGGGAGCCGATCTCAAATCGGTGCTCATCACCAAGGAAGAGATCGACGCGAAGCTGGCCGAGCTGGCCGCGAAGATCGATGCGGAGTACGCGGGCAAGGACCTGCTCATCATCGGGGTCCTCAAGGGCGCCGTGATGGTGATGGCGGACCTGGCGCGTGCCCTGTCCACGCCCGTCACCATGGACTGGATGGCGGTTTCCTCGTACGGCGCGGGCACCCAGTCCTCCGGAGTGGTCCGCATCCTCAAGGACCTGG
It encodes the following:
- the tilS gene encoding tRNA lysidine(34) synthetase TilS, with the translated sequence MGPHPAVAAIRLAVRRVLHDVLNELHTIPSAAPRSGRRSTTAPSPDGRPVVLVACSGGADSMALASALAFEAPKLSVRAGAVTVDHGLQAGSDLRAAEVAARLTAMGLDPVESAAVTVGRAGGPEAAARDARYAALDEAAERHGAAAVLLGHTRDDQAETVLLGLARGSGIRSLSGMADVSGAGRRYRRPFLRLDRQTARKACLVQHLPVWDDPMNDDPAYTRSRLRHEGLPALEKALGKGVVEALARTARLSRDDADALDAWAAQADESVRDDAGLLECAKLYALPPAVRRRVLRRALVAAGSPAGSLFARHVEEVERLIVGWRGQKPLNLPGRVEALRQGGRLVIRQS